One genomic segment of Photobacterium sp. DA100 includes these proteins:
- the panB gene encoding 3-methyl-2-oxobutanoate hydroxymethyltransferase, whose protein sequence is MKKITINDLMKWKQEGRKFASVTAYDASFSQLFEQQGVPVMLVGDSLGMVLQGKPDTLPVTVDDIAYHTRAVRAGSPNCLLMADMPFMSYATPEQACESAATLMRAGANMVKLEGGAWLAETVTKLTERAVPVCAHLGLTPQSVNIFGGYKVQGRDSDHAEQMVKDAILLKNAGAQIILLECVPASLAERITKAVEVPVIGIGAGNVTDGQILVMHDMFGISANYIPRFSKNYLAETGEMRAAVTKYLEDVEAGTFPGPEHTFE, encoded by the coding sequence ATGAAAAAAATCACTATCAACGACCTGATGAAATGGAAGCAGGAAGGTCGTAAATTTGCCTCAGTTACCGCATACGATGCCAGCTTTTCCCAGCTGTTCGAACAGCAAGGCGTGCCAGTGATGCTGGTCGGTGACTCGTTGGGCATGGTGCTGCAAGGCAAACCGGATACCCTGCCGGTAACGGTGGACGATATTGCCTACCACACCCGCGCGGTGCGTGCCGGCAGCCCGAACTGCCTGTTGATGGCCGATATGCCATTTATGAGCTATGCCACCCCGGAACAAGCTTGCGAGAGTGCCGCCACCTTGATGCGTGCCGGTGCCAACATGGTGAAGCTGGAAGGCGGTGCCTGGCTGGCTGAAACCGTAACCAAGCTGACGGAACGTGCCGTTCCTGTCTGTGCCCATTTGGGGCTAACTCCCCAATCTGTCAATATTTTTGGCGGCTATAAAGTGCAAGGACGTGACTCCGACCACGCTGAGCAGATGGTAAAAGATGCTATCCTGCTGAAAAACGCGGGTGCACAAATTATCTTGCTGGAATGCGTACCGGCCAGCCTGGCAGAACGTATTACCAAAGCGGTTGAGGTACCGGTGATCGGTATCGGCGCCGGTAATGTGACCGACGGCCAGATCCTGGTGATGCACGATATGTTCGGGATCTCAGCAAACTATATCCCCCGTTTCTCCAAAAACTACCTGGCAGAAACCGGCGAGATGCGCGCAGCCGTAACCAAATACCTAGAAGATGTCGAGGCCGGAACCTTCCCGGGCCCAGAACATACCTTTGAATAA
- the panC gene encoding pantoate--beta-alanine ligase translates to MQTFAEIAQIREQIRSWRREGRRIAFVPTMGNLHEGHLTLVRKARELADVVVVSIFVNPMQFDKADDLDNYPRTLEDDLAKLNNEGVELVFTPTPDVMYPQGLDRQTFVEVPGLSTMLEGALRPSHFRGVSTIVTKLFNIVQPDIACFGEKDYQQLALIRQMVIDLAMDIEIVGVATVREMDGLAMSSRNGYLTVDERQRAPVLARTMRWISSQMRGGRTDYAEIVVDANDQLRAAGLQPDEIYIRDAVSLQPVNDETQQAVILMSAFLGKARLIDNQVVELSTATVASTEE, encoded by the coding sequence ATGCAAACATTCGCCGAGATTGCCCAGATCCGTGAACAAATCCGAAGCTGGCGCCGTGAGGGCCGCCGGATTGCTTTCGTACCAACGATGGGAAACCTGCATGAAGGCCACCTGACGCTGGTCCGCAAGGCCCGTGAACTGGCAGACGTGGTTGTGGTCAGCATTTTTGTCAATCCGATGCAGTTCGACAAGGCAGATGATCTCGACAACTACCCGCGCACTTTGGAAGACGATCTGGCCAAGCTGAACAACGAAGGTGTTGAGCTGGTTTTCACCCCAACGCCGGATGTCATGTATCCGCAAGGCTTGGATCGCCAGACCTTCGTCGAAGTACCGGGACTTTCTACCATGCTTGAGGGGGCCCTGCGCCCGAGCCACTTCCGTGGTGTTTCGACGATTGTGACCAAGCTGTTCAACATCGTGCAGCCTGATATCGCCTGCTTCGGTGAGAAGGACTACCAGCAGCTTGCCCTGATCCGCCAGATGGTGATCGACCTTGCCATGGATATCGAGATTGTCGGCGTGGCCACGGTCCGCGAAATGGACGGCCTGGCCATGAGCTCGCGCAACGGTTACCTGACTGTCGACGAGCGCCAGCGTGCACCCGTGCTGGCCCGCACCATGCGCTGGATCAGCAGCCAGATGCGCGGCGGCCGTACCGACTACGCCGAAATCGTGGTCGATGCCAACGACCAGCTGCGTGCCGCAGGCCTGCAGCCGGATGAAATCTATATCCGCGATGCCGTCAGCCTCCAGCCGGTAAACGATGAAACCCAGCAGGCAGTGATCCTGATGTCTGCTTTCCTCGGCAAGGCACGCCTTATCGACAACCAAGTGGTTGAACTGAGCACGGCAACGGTGGCTTCGACAGAAGAGTAA
- a CDS encoding ABC transporter permease yields the protein MNRQYWIAFKSLITKEVNRFARIWVQTMVPPAITMTLYFVIFGSLIGSRIGEMGGFSYMEYIVPGLIMMSVITNSYSNVASSFFSAKFQHNIEELLVAPVPNYIIIAGFVGGGVLRGLGVGVIVSVVSLLFVDLQIAHLGVVVATVLMTSVVFSLGGLINAVFAKTFDDISIIPTFVLTPLTYLGGVFYSLSLLPEFWQGVSKLNPIVYMVNAFRYGFLGVSDVGIGTSFAVLGVFTVILYSLCYYLISRGIGLRS from the coding sequence ATGAACCGGCAGTACTGGATCGCCTTCAAGAGCCTGATCACCAAAGAAGTGAACCGCTTTGCCCGGATCTGGGTACAAACCATGGTACCGCCAGCTATTACCATGACATTGTATTTTGTCATTTTCGGTAGCCTGATCGGTAGCCGGATCGGGGAGATGGGGGGCTTCAGTTACATGGAATACATCGTTCCCGGCCTTATCATGATGTCGGTGATCACCAACTCCTACTCCAATGTGGCGTCATCGTTTTTCAGTGCCAAGTTCCAGCACAACATCGAAGAGCTGCTGGTGGCTCCGGTGCCGAATTACATCATTATCGCCGGTTTTGTCGGTGGCGGGGTGCTGCGGGGGCTCGGGGTCGGCGTGATTGTCTCGGTGGTGTCCTTGTTGTTTGTCGATCTGCAGATCGCGCATCTCGGGGTGGTGGTCGCAACGGTGCTGATGACCTCGGTGGTGTTCTCGCTCGGCGGCCTGATCAATGCCGTGTTTGCCAAGACCTTCGATGACATCAGTATTATACCGACCTTTGTATTGACTCCGCTGACTTACCTCGGTGGCGTGTTCTACTCGCTGAGCCTGTTGCCGGAGTTTTGGCAGGGGGTGTCCAAGCTGAACCCGATTGTCTACATGGTCAATGCATTCCGCTACGGCTTCCTCGGCGTGTCGGATGTCGGGATCGGCACGTCGTTCGCGGTACTTGGCGTTTTCACCGTGATCCTCTATAGCCTGTGCTACTACCTGATTTCACGCGGCATAGGTTTGCGCTCATAA
- the folK gene encoding 2-amino-4-hydroxy-6-hydroxymethyldihydropteridine diphosphokinase — MTLAYIAIGSNLSDPVAQANSAIEVLKQHPDLSVVAVSSLYSSTPMGPQDQPDYINAVVAVETDLSPLALLDCTQSIEQEHGRVRKAERWGPRTLDLDIVLYGNLEHHCERLTVPHYGMKVREFVLYPLAEIAPELELPDGTPLNALLEQVDRNGLSIWSQ, encoded by the coding sequence ATGACCCTGGCCTACATAGCCATCGGCAGTAACCTGTCCGATCCTGTCGCCCAGGCCAACAGTGCGATCGAGGTGCTCAAGCAGCACCCTGATCTCAGCGTGGTTGCCGTATCATCGCTGTACAGCAGTACCCCGATGGGGCCACAGGATCAGCCTGACTACATCAATGCCGTCGTCGCTGTCGAGACCGACCTCAGCCCGCTGGCCCTGCTTGACTGTACCCAGTCTATCGAGCAAGAGCATGGCCGTGTCCGCAAGGCCGAACGCTGGGGACCTCGTACGCTGGATCTCGATATTGTCCTGTACGGCAACCTTGAACATCACTGCGAGCGCCTTACCGTGCCGCATTACGGAATGAAAGTCCGCGAGTTCGTACTCTACCCACTCGCTGAAATTGCCCCTGAACTGGAACTGCCTGATGGCACTCCGCTCAATGCACTGCTGGAGCAGGTAGACCGCAACGGGCTGAGCATCTGGTCTCAGTAG